A single Deltaproteobacteria bacterium DNA region contains:
- a CDS encoding tyrosine--tRNA ligase, translating into MTVLAELDARGLLQDVSGRDELDALLASEPVPFYAGYDPTGTSLHVGSLVPIVVQWRLQQAGHKPIVLVGGATGMIGDPSGRSDERALLDRETIAANVDAIRAQLSKFLRFDDSPSGAIMVDNYDWFARIGFIDFLRDVGKHLTVNYMIAKDSVRSRLEDRDQGISFTEFSYMLLQAYDFVVLARRYGCRLQVGGSDQWGNITAGIELARKLGDVPKLFGLTAPLLVDADGNKMGKTAAGTRIWLDPARTSPYAFYQYWLNQDDRDVDRLLRMFSPRPLTEIADLVTEHARAPHERRAQRALAEDVTAFVHGADAARRAAAASAVMFGGSLDELTDADLDALRADVPATTVPRVELERGIPLVELLVRTGLASSKGAARRLVTGGGVYLNNRRVADPARTVGLTDLATETTLILRAGKKTYHLVQAR; encoded by the coding sequence AAGCGAACCGGTGCCGTTTTATGCCGGCTATGACCCCACCGGCACGTCGCTGCACGTCGGGAGCCTCGTGCCGATCGTGGTGCAATGGCGCCTCCAGCAGGCCGGGCACAAGCCGATCGTGCTCGTCGGTGGCGCTACCGGCATGATTGGCGACCCGTCGGGGCGAAGCGACGAGCGAGCCCTGCTCGACCGCGAAACCATCGCCGCGAACGTCGATGCCATTCGCGCGCAGTTGTCGAAGTTCCTGCGGTTCGACGACTCGCCGTCCGGCGCGATCATGGTGGACAACTACGACTGGTTCGCCCGTATCGGCTTCATCGACTTCCTCCGCGACGTCGGCAAGCACCTGACCGTCAACTACATGATCGCGAAGGACTCGGTGCGATCGCGCCTGGAGGACCGCGATCAGGGCATCAGCTTCACCGAGTTCTCGTACATGCTGCTACAGGCGTACGACTTCGTGGTGCTCGCGCGGCGCTACGGCTGCCGACTGCAGGTCGGAGGCAGCGACCAGTGGGGCAACATCACCGCGGGAATCGAACTTGCGCGCAAGCTCGGCGATGTCCCCAAGCTGTTCGGCCTCACCGCACCCCTGCTGGTCGACGCCGACGGCAACAAGATGGGCAAGACCGCAGCCGGCACTCGCATCTGGCTCGACCCGGCCCGCACGTCGCCCTATGCGTTCTACCAGTACTGGCTCAATCAGGACGACCGCGACGTCGATCGCCTGCTGCGGATGTTCTCGCCCCGACCGCTCACCGAGATCGCCGACCTGGTGACCGAACACGCCCGAGCGCCACACGAGCGGCGGGCTCAACGCGCCCTCGCGGAGGACGTGACCGCATTCGTGCACGGCGCCGATGCGGCACGGCGAGCCGCCGCCGCGAGCGCGGTCATGTTCGGCGGCTCGCTCGACGAACTCACCGACGCCGATCTCGACGCGCTGCGAGCCGACGTGCCGGCGACGACCGTCCCGCGGGTCGAATTGGAGCGCGGCATCCCGCTGGTCGAGCTGCTCGTTCGCACCGGCCTTGCGTCGTCCAAGGGCGCCGCTCGGCGGTTGGTGACCGGCGGCGGCGTGTACCTGAACAACCGCCGCGTCGCCGACCCGGCGCGGACGGTCGGTCTGACCGACCTCGCCACCGAAACGACCCTCATCCTTCGCGCCGGCAAGAAGACCTATCACCTCGTCCAGGCCCGCTGA